From the Chiloscyllium plagiosum isolate BGI_BamShark_2017 chromosome 16, ASM401019v2, whole genome shotgun sequence genome, one window contains:
- the fancf gene encoding Fanconi anemia group F protein, with the protein METVLENLSRFAEVLAVAHSPWAADWDDAEVSRAFQWARYLEQLSRRLEGAGCAGARAAVRQRLQERRRLRPRAPPELPRYRALLFEELGRGGELLCGALLHNPAASAPAFHRAAAWYRSAGSGGGSAALSASLGRAVRVKAATRLLRCAWGSEPAGGVVSETGGQILRERLEERLRAAGGELPERQAAAACEELLRRAFPGGGEEEEEGGEAFQPLAALLLAEGVEGGGGGEARARTLDWLLGDGRALAALGRALPCSQLAALSARSPPFARRYLRLLQRWGRALRYDAARAEWAPPSAEGPSWRRLLEHFAALWRGPPPAREAAESALRGLKAEDGDFEVPGVSVWTDLLLALTR; encoded by the coding sequence ATGGAGACGGTGCTGGAGAACCTGAGCCGGTTCGCTGAGGTGCTGGCGGTGGCGCACAGCCCGTGGGCCGCCGACTGGGATGATGCGGAGGTAAGCCGGGCTTTCCAGTGGGCCCGCTACCTGGAGCAGCTGAGCCGGCGCTTGGAAGGGGCGGGCTGCGCGGGGGCCCGGGCCGCCGTTCGGCAGCGGCTGCAAGAGCGGCGGCGCCTGAGGCCGAGGGCTCCCCCCGAGCTGCCGCGGTACCGGGCCCTGCTCTTCGAGGAGCTGGGCCGCGGCGGCGAGCTGCTGTGCGGGGCGCTGCTGCACAACCCGGCCGCCTCCGCGCCCGCTTTCCACCGGGCCGCCGCCTGGTACCGATCGGCGGGCTCAGGTGGAGGCTCGGCGGCCCTCTCCGCGTCGCTGGGGCGGGCCGTCCGGGTAAAGGCGGCTACTCGCCTGTTGCGGTGCGCCTGGGGTTCGGAGCCCGCGGGCGGTGTCGTTTCGGAGACGGGCGGCCAGATATTGCGCGAGCGGCTGGAGGAGCGCCTGAGGGCGGCGGGGGGTGAATTACCGGAGCGGCAGGCGGCGGCCGCCTGCGAGGAACTTCTGAGACGGGCCTTCCCCGGCGGcggtgaggaggaggaggagggcggCGAGGCTTTCCAGCCGCTTGCCGCCTTGCTGCTGGCTGAAGGAGTCGAGGGCGGCGGCGGCGGCGAGGCCCGAGCCCGGACCCTGGACTGGTTGCTAGGAGACGGCCGCGCGCTCGCCGCCCTGGGCCGCGCGCTCCCGTGCAGCCAGCTCGCCGCCCTGAGCGCCCGCAGCCCGCCCTTCGCCCGGCGCTACCTGCGCCTGCTGCAGCGCTGGGGCCGGGCCCTGCGCTATGACGCGGCCCGGGCCGAGTGGGCGCCGCCTTCTGCCGAGGGGCCGAGCTGGCGCCGGCTGCTGGAGCATTTCGCCGCCCTGTGGCGGGGCCCGCCGCCCGCCCGGGAGGCCGCTGAGAGCGCGCTGCGCGGCCTGAAGGCCGAGGACGGCGACTTTGAGGTGCCGGGTGTCAGCGTCTGGACCGACCTGCTGCTGGCGTTGACCAGGTGA